The stretch of DNA TACAAACAGTTACTACAGGGTGAGCagcaacaattagaaaataaacagtgAGCAAGTCTATaataaatgatgaagaaaaggATAAAGTCAAGAGAGAAGACTAACAGAAAGACTGAAGGGTTGCAGGGGGTCAGGGAGGCCTGGAGACATGAACAACGGAGAAGCAAGTGTTAAAGTTATGTGGGGACAAATGGCACAGAAATAAGTTCCCAAGCGTCATAAAGACTAGACTGCTGAAATGAAGCTATTTACAAACGAgagaaaattattctaaaattcagGCAGGGGAGAAATTTTCTACCCAAGAAAATGCCACCTCCAATGACCAAGgatagtggttctcaaatttcatTCCAGACACAATGTCCCAGGAAACATGTAAAACTAACGGTTTTCAGCAGACGTCAGCCCCACCCCATCAGTTCTGGTTCACGAGCACTGGgatctcgctctccctctcctctctctccctctcgagAGTCCCCTCAGATGGGAAGAAAACCTGATGAGACTCCATCTGTGGCACACACCAGCGTTACCTACAACTACCTCAAGGAAAGATTCCCAAAgcaatctcaaaaacaaatatgaaaaagaatcCAGCAGTTTTAGGAATATACTAGGTTGTATCAAGGTATACTAAGTATGTGGTGTCAACTGCCAATATACTGCAAAGACTAGTTTTAAGCGATTTATTGTAAATCTGAGCTCTTTATTTAATTCTTCTATACTTAAAGCATATTTTAGCTATGGAGCCTACTTTTGCATAAATACTTAGAAAAGGTGAAGAGTTTTACCCAAATACCATTTCTACAAAAGAtgcttcttagaaaaaaaagactctaggcaggatgttagagaaaaaaaaaaatggctaaaaatttagaaaagactTCAGTGGTGGCTACAAAAAGAATAGGTAGATTTGAAGAGGCTTCATCTAAGCTTATTATACCAATAGGATTAGGCAGGAGATTGAAAGGATGTGAAACAGATGGCAAGTAAACAATACTGAAACAGAGGGACCTCATCTACAGGTGGGTGCTGGCTCAACATAAGGCAAATGCCAATCTGAAATGGGGAGATCTTCAAGAAAGaggtaaaagggaagaaaaggatgaTGACGTTAATGTCTAAGATTAAAAGACCTGAGGGTCCACAAATCAATTGTTGACTGTGTATACACAGTCTGTCTATGTGTACAAAATTAGGTTAAGGTGATTATTCCCTATCCCCTTTTGTCCAAAGAGTTCTGAACAAAAGGCCCACACTCTCTTTCACCCTCTAGCCCACTTGAAGTTTTGGTCCTCACCACAGTGCCTTAAGGAATGGAGCTCCCAGGATGCCCACTTGAGCTGGTTCTCCACAGCATCCAGCTCAGAATTTGGTAATCCCTGAGCTTCTTCTTGAGATACTATCTCCTCTACTAGAACTTCCCGTTTTCGTCGACGGAGAGAAACCTGGAAAAAATAACATCTGGCTCAGCTGAGAAGGAATCTGATGAGATTCAGAATTAAAAACATGTAAGAGAACCCATACAAAACATATAGTGTGGTGGTCTATATGACAAAGCATAGCCAGAGGGGAGCAGTGCAGGGGCGGGAGGAATACACATAATTCTAACTTAGTTGAGTGGAATGAACTCAGCAGCCCTCCTACTGCTATGCCAGTGCTTCTGCCCCAGGAGAGTGACACAAGCAGACTCACCGGCTGTCCAGGGTCATCTAGCTCACTCTCTAAATCCTCCAGCACTGTCACTGCCTCCTCTCCGTTCTCCGGATGATGCTCTCGAACCCAGGTCTGCAGTTCCTTGGGCAGGATGGCAACAAACTGCTCCAGCACTACCAGCTCCaagatttgttcttttgtgtgtgtctctggcCTGAGCCATAGACGGCAAAGTTCTCGAAGCTGGCTCACAGCTTCACGGGGCCCAGGTGAATCCTGGTATCCAAACTGCCTGAATCGCTGTCTGAAAACCTCTGGATCAGGAAGATGGTTCCAGGGGATGCTCGATCCCTCTTCGCCATCAGGATCCTCCTCCAACTTCACTCtcagtattttttcctcttcatctggAGTTGGGATTATAAGTATTGAATCTTCTTCCACGGACTGTGCAGACATCCTGATTTATAATACTTCAAGAAAAGTCAATCAAGGCAGGATACAGGCCTCAGGGAAATACCGCTTTCTTCACAGGCTCTCCTGAGgcacaaggcaaaaaaaaatatgtcaactACCAAATATCCTAAGAATCTGAACATGTGCtgataaaggaagtaaaagatatttgtttttcttaccagATTAAAAATTCCAATCAATAACCTACACCAGAAGTTGGCAAACTACAGCTCACAGCCAAACGTGGCTTGTTGCCTATTTTTGTACAATGTTTGTACTAAGaatagttttcacatttttacatggttgaaaaaaaccacaagaatacttcatgacatgtgaaaataatacaaaattaaaatgtttgcgTCCATAAATAGTTCTATGTATTTGCTGACAGTTCACACTACAATGATAGAGTTGAATAGTTTCAACAAACACTACATAGTCTGAAAAACctaatatttactacctggccctttagaaaaagtttgccaagcTGTGACCCACTAAATCAACAAACCTTATTTCGTTAATCAAAAGAATCCAAGTAAGAACCAGTCCAACTCAATGTTTTCTAAATGCATTTGACCCTGGAACACATTCTTTGCAACTCAGGACACCCGTAGGTCAACTCAAAAGCAGGGACTGCTTTTCTGTTAtctgcttaaaattttcttaacaaaatattttttaatggttaagagttcagaaatattttttaagaacgCCCTGAActcaaaatatatgtgaaaaaatatcCACTTGCTCAGTAACAGATCAATACTGAAAAAAACTAACCACTAGATGCCACGCAATGCAAATATTCAGCCACTCACCACCCCCAGAACTACATTTAAATCTGTAATGACCGGCATTAATCACAGCAAACTCAGTGAATAAAAGGTACTCTCATAACATCTTAACTTCTCGCAGTGGCCCAGAGTCATCATCGCTCACTGGATGACTCACTGTTTCCCCAGCTTCTACCTTCAGGGAAATCTTGTTCTATTTCTGATCCTTTCCTTGTATTTGCACAGTCATGCCCATGCCATTGTTTACAACACATACTAGGAATGAACCACGCAGCTACTCAATGTATCTACTGAGGGCCAGAATCTGAAAACCAATGGTTTCAAAAAACTTCTTGTAACCCTCACAAGTCTAGTTATCACAAAAGACCTATCACAGACAAGTAATGCAGACAGGTTTAATTAAGTACCCTGGAGTGTGGCGGCCTTCTAAATAGGGTTTAGCCAACAGATGAGTTGGTTCCTATTCCAGGATCCTACCTTATCAAAGGCTCAATCATTctatagaaaagaaatttatcttCCTTTTACGTTGTCTTACTGCAGCCGGCCCTTGGGCCGTGAAGGAGGTACAAGGTGGGCAGGCCCGCGATCCCGCGATCCCTAGTGTTTGGGCGGGGAGCCGAGTCCCAGGTGATCTCCTCGCCTCACTCCAGCAGAGTTCCGCTGCAAACCCCGCCCCGAcgtcccccagcccctcttcGCCGCACTAGCAACGGCGGATTTCGGATGACGGAAGGCCACACTGCCCCAACAACGTCGGGGCCTCGGCGGATTTCGGATGACCGAAGGCCACACTGCCCCAACAACGTCGGGGCCACGGTACTTCCGCCCGCGTCTGGCGGAACTACAAGCCCCGACAGCCCCCGCGCAAGGcccgccccctcccacctccgCCCCAAATGAGTCCCAGAACCCTCCGCGAGACGCCAGGCCTCGAAATAGAACAAAACCGgccgaggggggaggggggaaaggcgAGGGTCGCGGAGGACACAGGGGATGGAGGACTCTCCGATTGTACTGAAAGCCCAATCTGGCTTTCCATCTACCTCTACCAGCCCCCCAACTGCTGTATACGGAGACAGCGGCCTGTCCGCGCCTCCCGGCAAGCCGAGGAAGATCCCGCCAggcttcttttctgtctcctacCGAAAGGACTGCAGCCCCTTAGCCCAGCGTCCCCCTCACGCCCTTCCCCCCATTCTCTCGCAAACCTCCGACTCGGGATCCGCAGCAGCTTCGCTGTCCAAAGCAGACGCAGAAACGCCGCTCACAAGCCGTTTCCCAGAAGCCCCCGGCACGGACTGCTTCCGGTCTGCGGGTCCCAGGAGGCGGGGAGAGGCGAAGCCCCGCGTTGCCATGGAGATGGGctccgggcgggggaggggcggtgcGACGACAATGACCGCTTTGAGACTGCGCTTGGCCTGGCGCCTCTCCTCGGATAGCCCAGAGTTCTGTGTTCCGTTTaagagacaaggaaaagaaagggagaattcTGCCATTA from Felis catus isolate Fca126 chromosome D3, F.catus_Fca126_mat1.0, whole genome shotgun sequence encodes:
- the ZNF24 gene encoding zinc finger protein 24; this translates as MSAQSVEEDSILIIPTPDEEEKILRVKLEEDPDGEEGSSIPWNHLPDPEVFRQRFRQFGYQDSPGPREAVSQLRELCRLWLRPETHTKEQILELVVLEQFVAILPKELQTWVREHHPENGEEAVTVLEDLESELDDPGQPVSLRRRKREVLVEEIVSQEEAQGLPNSELDAVENQLKWASWELHSLRHCDDDGRTENGALAPKQEIPSAVESHEVPGTLNIGVPQIFKYGEACFPKGRFERKRNPSRKKQHICDECGKHFSQGSALILHQRIHSGEKPYGCVECGKAFSRSSILVQHQRVHTGEKPYKCLECGKAFSQNSGLINHQRIHTGEKPYECVQCGKSYSQSSNLFRHQRRHNAEKLLNVVKV